The Georgenia sp. TF02-10 genome window below encodes:
- a CDS encoding response regulator transcription factor translates to MIIDDHEVVRRGIAEIVDRADGLAVVAEAGTVAEAVRRAPLVRPEVVLVDLQLPDGTGIDIISTLREKVPDARPVVLTSFDDDDALAEALKAGAKAYLLKTVRGAELADVIKAVAAGRTLLDERTVTRRRADHEDPTADLTPSERRVLELIGDGLSNREIGERLGVAEKTVKNHITALLSKMGLQRRTQVAAWVAGQRAAGWRG, encoded by the coding sequence ATGATCATCGACGACCACGAGGTCGTCCGGCGCGGCATCGCCGAGATCGTCGACCGCGCCGACGGCCTCGCCGTCGTCGCCGAGGCCGGGACGGTGGCCGAGGCGGTGCGCCGGGCCCCGCTCGTACGGCCGGAGGTGGTGCTCGTGGACCTCCAGCTGCCTGACGGCACCGGGATCGACATCATCTCCACTCTGCGGGAGAAGGTGCCCGATGCCCGGCCGGTGGTCCTGACCTCCTTCGACGACGACGACGCCCTCGCGGAGGCCCTGAAGGCCGGCGCGAAGGCCTACCTGCTCAAGACCGTCCGCGGGGCGGAGCTGGCGGACGTGATCAAGGCCGTCGCCGCCGGCCGCACCCTGCTCGACGAGCGCACCGTCACCCGGCGCCGGGCCGACCACGAGGACCCGACCGCCGACCTCACGCCCTCGGAGCGGCGGGTGCTCGAGCTGATCGGCGACGGCCTGTCCAACCGGGAGATCGGCGAGCGGCTCGGCGTGGCGGAGAAGACCGTGAAGAACCACATCACCGCGCTGCTGAGCAAGATGGGCCTGCAGCGCCGTACCCAGGTGGCCGCCTGGGTCGCCGGCCAGCGTGCCGCCGGCTGGCGCGGCTGA
- a CDS encoding zinc finger domain-containing protein → MSNLSAAQLPGDIRVMIIDNHKVVRRGIAEIVDRADGLAVVAEAGTNVYGRAGEDCRRCRTTIEREKFMNRSSYFCPHCQPPTHSRR, encoded by the coding sequence GTGTCGAACCTCAGCGCCGCGCAGCTCCCGGGCGACATCCGCGTCATGATCATCGACAACCACAAGGTCGTCCGGCGCGGCATCGCCGAGATCGTCGACCGCGCCGACGGCCTCGCCGTGGTCGCCGAGGCCGGGACGAATGTCTACGGTCGGGCCGGAGAGGACTGCCGCCGCTGCCGCACGACCATCGAGCGGGAAAAGTTCATGAACCGCTCTTCGTACTTCTGCCCGCACTGCCAGCCGCCGACTCACTCGCGCCGGTAA
- a CDS encoding GAF domain-containing sensor histidine kinase, whose protein sequence is MSHHPQPAGGGDAGTAGCPAHLSGAPAGPAHQGTARPPDTRESAAVGRSGDVAHAPGPTQPDGAQPGTATRAAAVGQPDDGAPAGRQTLSADTSSLLAAALQLTSELDLPTAMQQFVERAARLTGARYAALGVLDSRGETTTFVQVGVTEEEQRVLGHPPRGRGVLGAIPIDGPLILEDLTKHPDFGGFPPGHPPMHSFLGVPVRVADQVFGRLYLAEKPGGFTAADAEDMMALAQAAAVAIENGRLYAEARNRERWISASQDITTTLLEGTEEEEALAMIAARVREVAEADTALIVLPSVGDAWACEIADGYRAAELIGLVFPPDGRARTVLREGTGLIVDSLTRLRTLRLKELAQFGPALYAPMMLRGEGTGVLILLRRVGRPEFGPGDLAMAESVARQAALALELAAARHAQDVAALLDERARIGRDLHDLAIQQLFATGMQLESARAELASKGEAGLAGLLEQSLSSVDESVRQIRSIVHSLREPDTAVVLVERLRREASLARTSLGYAPSLVIDVDGEVLADDAAQAALVQAVDDRVGADVADDVVAVVREGLSNAARHARAASVQVRVSVLGNGPTGRVVVDVEDDGVGVDPAVTRRSGLANLAARARRHGGTFSVGTNERGQGSLLSWQVPLS, encoded by the coding sequence ATGTCCCACCACCCCCAGCCGGCCGGCGGGGGCGATGCCGGCACCGCCGGCTGCCCCGCGCATCTCTCGGGAGCGCCGGCCGGCCCCGCTCACCAGGGCACCGCCCGCCCCCCGGACACCCGGGAGTCGGCCGCCGTCGGCCGCTCCGGCGACGTCGCTCACGCTCCTGGCCCCACCCAGCCTGACGGCGCCCAGCCGGGCACCGCCACCCGGGCGGCCGCCGTCGGCCAGCCCGACGACGGCGCACCGGCGGGCCGCCAGACCCTCTCCGCCGATACCTCCTCGCTCCTCGCCGCGGCGCTCCAGCTCACCTCCGAGCTGGACCTGCCGACCGCGATGCAGCAGTTCGTCGAGCGGGCGGCCCGGCTGACCGGGGCGCGGTACGCGGCGCTCGGCGTGCTGGACAGCCGCGGCGAGACGACGACGTTCGTCCAGGTCGGCGTCACCGAGGAGGAGCAGCGGGTCCTGGGGCACCCGCCGCGCGGGAGGGGGGTGCTCGGCGCGATCCCCATCGACGGCCCGCTCATCCTTGAGGACCTGACCAAGCACCCGGACTTCGGCGGCTTCCCCCCGGGCCACCCGCCGATGCACTCCTTCCTCGGGGTCCCGGTCCGGGTCGCCGACCAGGTGTTCGGGCGCCTCTACCTCGCCGAGAAGCCCGGCGGGTTCACCGCTGCCGACGCCGAGGACATGATGGCCCTGGCCCAGGCGGCCGCCGTCGCCATCGAGAACGGGCGCCTGTACGCCGAGGCCCGCAACCGGGAGCGGTGGATCTCGGCCAGTCAGGACATCACCACCACCCTCCTCGAGGGCACCGAGGAGGAGGAGGCGCTGGCGATGATCGCCGCCCGGGTGCGGGAGGTGGCCGAGGCCGACACCGCGCTGATCGTGCTGCCCTCGGTCGGGGACGCCTGGGCGTGCGAGATCGCCGACGGCTACCGCGCCGCGGAGCTCATCGGCCTGGTGTTCCCCCCCGACGGCCGGGCGCGGACGGTGCTGCGGGAGGGCACCGGCCTCATCGTGGACTCCCTCACCCGGCTGCGGACGCTGCGGCTGAAGGAGCTGGCCCAGTTCGGGCCGGCGCTGTACGCCCCGATGATGCTCCGCGGGGAGGGGACGGGCGTGCTCATCCTGCTCCGCCGGGTGGGCCGGCCGGAGTTCGGGCCCGGCGACCTGGCGATGGCCGAGTCGGTCGCCCGGCAGGCGGCCCTGGCCCTCGAGCTCGCCGCCGCCCGCCACGCCCAGGACGTCGCCGCCCTGCTGGACGAGCGGGCCCGCATCGGCCGGGACCTGCACGACCTGGCGATCCAGCAGCTCTTCGCCACCGGCATGCAGCTCGAGTCCGCCCGGGCCGAGCTCGCCAGCAAGGGCGAGGCGGGCCTGGCCGGGCTGCTCGAGCAGTCCCTGTCCAGCGTGGACGAGTCGGTGCGGCAGATCCGCTCCATCGTGCACTCCCTCCGGGAGCCGGACACCGCCGTCGTCCTGGTCGAGCGGCTGCGCCGGGAGGCCTCCCTGGCCCGGACCAGTTTGGGCTACGCCCCCTCCCTGGTCATCGACGTCGACGGGGAGGTGCTCGCCGACGACGCCGCGCAGGCGGCGCTGGTCCAGGCCGTCGACGACCGGGTCGGGGCGGACGTCGCCGACGACGTCGTGGCCGTCGTCCGGGAGGGCCTGTCCAACGCCGCCCGGCACGCCCGGGCCGCCTCGGTGCAGGTGCGGGTCAGCGTGCTCGGGAACGGGCCCACCGGCCGGGTGGTGGTGGACGTAGAGGACGACGGCGTCGGGGTGGACCCGGCCGTCACCCGCCGGTCCGGGCTCGCCAACCTCGCCGCCCGCGCCCGGCGCCACGGCGGCACGTTCTCGGTGGGCACCAACGAGCGGGGCCAGGGCAGTCTGCTGAGCTGGCAGGTGCCGCTCAGCTGA
- the mutM gene encoding bifunctional DNA-formamidopyrimidine glycosylase/DNA-(apurinic or apyrimidinic site) lyase: MPELPEVETVRAGLARHVLGRTVVGVDVHHPRSVRRQPGGAAELAGRLRGATLTAAVRRGKYLWLTLDDGDQALLAHLGMSGQLLVQGSGRPADGAPAESVLADGAPPDGVLPDAAPPGAALPTMVRPLPATHTHLRVRLRLGDGGELWFVDQRTFGHVMVTATVPTPDGGPGGHGSPAPLLPEPVRHIARDLLDPALDRDALVRRLRTRRTEVKRALLDQTLVSGVGNIYADEALWRARLHGTRPTDRLAPPRVRTLLQAAADVMAEALAVGGTSFDALYVDADGAPGYFARSLAAYGQAGKPCPRCGAPIRREEFMNRSSFSCPRCQRRPAAGLRRHGSDHPLR; the protein is encoded by the coding sequence ATGCCCGAGCTCCCCGAGGTCGAGACGGTCCGCGCCGGCCTGGCGCGCCACGTGCTCGGCCGCACGGTCGTCGGCGTGGACGTGCACCACCCGCGCAGCGTCCGCCGCCAGCCCGGCGGCGCTGCCGAGCTCGCCGGCCGCCTGCGCGGCGCCACCCTCACCGCCGCCGTCCGCCGCGGAAAGTACCTCTGGCTCACCCTCGACGACGGCGACCAGGCCCTCCTCGCGCACCTGGGCATGTCCGGCCAGCTCCTCGTCCAGGGCTCCGGCAGGCCGGCCGACGGCGCGCCTGCCGAGAGCGTCCTGGCCGACGGCGCCCCGCCTGACGGTGTCCTGCCCGACGCCGCCCCGCCCGGCGCCGCCCTGCCGACCATGGTCCGCCCCCTCCCCGCCACCCACACCCACCTGCGAGTCCGGCTCCGGCTCGGCGACGGCGGCGAGCTGTGGTTCGTCGACCAGCGCACGTTCGGCCACGTCATGGTCACCGCCACCGTGCCCACGCCGGACGGCGGGCCCGGCGGCCACGGCAGCCCCGCCCCGCTGCTCCCCGAGCCGGTCCGCCACATCGCCCGGGACCTGCTCGACCCCGCCCTGGACCGCGACGCCCTGGTGCGCCGGCTGCGCACCCGCCGCACCGAGGTCAAGCGGGCCCTGCTGGACCAGACCCTCGTCTCCGGCGTCGGGAACATCTACGCCGACGAGGCGCTCTGGCGCGCCCGCCTGCACGGCACCCGCCCCACCGACCGGCTCGCGCCGCCCCGGGTGCGCACCCTGCTGCAGGCGGCCGCCGACGTCATGGCCGAGGCGCTCGCCGTCGGCGGCACCTCCTTCGACGCCCTCTACGTCGACGCCGACGGCGCCCCGGGGTACTTCGCCCGGTCCCTCGCCGCCTACGGCCAGGCCGGCAAGCCCTGCCCCCGGTGCGGCGCGCCGATCCGGCGGGAGGAGTTCATGAACCGCAGCTCCTTCTCCTGCCCGCGCTGCCAGCGGCGCCCCGCCGCAGGCCTGCGCCGGCACGGGAGCGACCACCCCCTTCGCTAG
- a CDS encoding type II toxin-antitoxin system Phd/YefM family antitoxin produces MSVTASQARKNLLGLIEQVNDYRIAVEIVSRRGNVVLVPADEYAAWQETAHLFRSPANARRLLDAHERACAGRVEHHDLDRG; encoded by the coding sequence ATGTCCGTCACGGCGAGCCAGGCCCGCAAGAACCTGCTCGGCCTGATCGAGCAGGTGAACGACTATCGCATCGCCGTCGAGATCGTCTCCCGGCGCGGGAACGTGGTCCTCGTGCCCGCGGACGAGTACGCCGCCTGGCAGGAGACGGCCCACCTGTTCCGCTCGCCGGCGAACGCGCGCCGGCTGCTGGACGCCCACGAGCGCGCCTGCGCGGGCCGGGTCGAGCACCACGACCTGGACCGCGGCTGA
- a CDS encoding ATP-binding cassette domain-containing protein produces MPADLAVEAVGLVKHFGETKAVDGVDLAVPAGTVHGLLGPNGAGKTTVVRMLATLLRPDAGTARVLGHDILGEPDAVRTNVGLTGQYASVDEDLTGTENLEILARLYGFGAAAARRRAADLLAAFDLSDAAGKQVKTYSGGMRRRIDLAASLVMSPRVLFLDEPTTGLDPRSRNQVWDIVRLLVHEGATVLLTTQYLDEADQLADRIAVVDHGKVIAEGTAPQLKASVGSGTVNLRLADPAQRAEAARIAGEVLGGSVTLGADATSLDAQVPESNEPAAAQVLPALQAAGIAVPEFSLGQPSLDEVFLALTGKPAEAGDGVTADGTTAGRGGASTAGPAGATSAGPAGARTSGGGAAPPSGSEEAAASYEREEAR; encoded by the coding sequence ATGCCCGCAGACCTCGCCGTGGAGGCCGTCGGCCTCGTCAAGCACTTCGGAGAGACCAAGGCGGTCGACGGCGTCGACCTGGCCGTGCCGGCCGGCACCGTCCACGGCCTCCTCGGCCCCAACGGGGCGGGCAAGACCACGGTAGTGCGCATGCTCGCCACCCTGCTGCGCCCCGACGCCGGCACCGCCCGGGTGCTCGGCCACGACATCCTCGGCGAGCCGGACGCCGTGCGCACGAACGTGGGCCTGACGGGCCAGTACGCCTCGGTCGACGAGGACCTGACCGGCACCGAGAACCTGGAGATCCTGGCGCGGCTCTACGGGTTCGGCGCGGCGGCCGCCCGGCGGCGCGCGGCGGACCTGCTCGCCGCGTTCGACCTCAGCGACGCCGCCGGCAAGCAGGTCAAGACCTACTCGGGGGGCATGCGCCGGCGCATCGACCTCGCCGCCTCCCTGGTGATGAGCCCCCGGGTCCTCTTCCTCGACGAGCCCACCACCGGCCTGGACCCGCGCAGCCGCAACCAGGTGTGGGACATCGTGCGCCTGCTGGTCCACGAGGGCGCCACCGTGCTCCTGACCACCCAGTACCTCGACGAGGCCGACCAGCTCGCCGACCGGATCGCCGTCGTCGACCACGGCAAGGTCATCGCCGAGGGCACCGCCCCGCAGCTGAAGGCCTCCGTCGGCTCGGGCACGGTGAACCTGCGCCTGGCCGACCCCGCCCAGCGGGCCGAGGCCGCGCGGATCGCCGGGGAGGTCCTCGGCGGCAGCGTCACGCTCGGCGCGGACGCCACCTCCCTGGACGCCCAGGTGCCGGAGTCGAACGAGCCGGCGGCCGCGCAGGTGCTGCCCGCCCTGCAGGCCGCCGGCATCGCGGTGCCGGAGTTCAGCCTCGGCCAGCCCAGCCTGGACGAGGTGTTCCTCGCCCTCACCGGCAAGCCGGCCGAGGCCGGGGACGGCGTGACGGCGGACGGGACGACGGCGGGCCGCGGCGGGGCGAGCACGGCGGGTCCCGCCGGGGCGACGTCGGCGGGTCCCGCCGGGGCGAGGACGTCGGGCGGCGGTGCCGCGCCGCCGTCGGGCAGCGAGGAGGCGGCAGCCAGCTACGAGCGGGAGGAGGCCCGATGA
- a CDS encoding BtrH N-terminal domain-containing protein gives MTSGKQLKARVRARMARTGERYAVARAHVLGATGGGGPVVDAGWTLRGGTDPDTAALANVLAHRGVTGPDGPLTEPLLLVVGGGLGAGYILWEFAHDDSRIVTLGFTHSWQYFDRRLATTVDRLGLDVTWSRTGGTVAAARALGSTLAAGDPAIVWPDRYHVGYWNLPELLDGHGGHPVVAYAAADGRVHVDDRTLAPLTVPVAALDRARARVGSYRNTMLVVRSAGAVVPADRLRAAVRDGLRATVDHLAGSSTSFALPAWRKWSRLLVDQRAAKGWPTVFADRRGLLRALAGVWEAVEPAGMDGGHLRDLFADGLTEAAAVLGEPALADEAQRWREIGQRWHRLAETALPDDVPAIGRIRELTATVTGAVAEGDAGAAERAAAAEQLWRLRAEHADASPLDEERLAAIRTAMSAQLAEIHEAETGAVASLRAVLGR, from the coding sequence ATGACAAGCGGCAAGCAGCTGAAGGCGCGCGTGCGCGCCCGGATGGCCCGCACCGGCGAGCGGTACGCCGTGGCCCGGGCGCACGTACTGGGAGCGACCGGCGGGGGAGGCCCGGTCGTCGACGCCGGGTGGACGCTGCGCGGCGGCACCGACCCGGACACCGCCGCGCTGGCCAACGTCCTCGCGCACCGCGGGGTCACCGGCCCGGACGGGCCACTGACCGAGCCGCTGCTGCTCGTCGTCGGCGGCGGCCTCGGCGCCGGTTACATCCTGTGGGAGTTCGCGCACGACGACAGCCGGATCGTCACCCTCGGGTTCACGCACTCCTGGCAGTACTTCGACCGCCGGCTGGCCACGACCGTGGACCGGCTCGGGCTGGACGTGACCTGGTCCCGCACCGGCGGCACGGTCGCCGCGGCGCGGGCGCTGGGCTCGACGCTGGCCGCCGGCGACCCGGCCATCGTCTGGCCGGACCGGTACCACGTCGGCTACTGGAACCTGCCCGAGCTCCTCGACGGCCACGGCGGCCACCCCGTCGTCGCCTACGCCGCCGCGGACGGCCGCGTGCACGTCGACGACCGCACGCTGGCCCCGCTGACCGTGCCTGTCGCGGCGCTGGACCGGGCGCGGGCCCGGGTGGGCAGCTACCGGAACACCATGCTCGTCGTCCGGTCGGCGGGCGCGGTGGTGCCGGCCGACCGGCTGCGTGCCGCGGTCCGGGACGGGCTGCGGGCGACGGTCGACCACCTGGCCGGCTCGTCGACGTCGTTCGCGCTGCCCGCGTGGCGGAAGTGGTCGCGGTTGCTGGTCGACCAGCGCGCGGCGAAGGGCTGGCCGACGGTCTTCGCCGACCGGCGCGGCCTGCTGCGGGCGCTGGCCGGGGTGTGGGAGGCGGTCGAGCCCGCCGGGATGGACGGCGGGCACCTGCGCGACCTGTTCGCCGACGGCCTCACGGAGGCCGCTGCCGTCCTGGGGGAGCCGGCGCTGGCGGACGAGGCGCAGCGGTGGCGGGAGATCGGGCAGCGCTGGCACCGCCTCGCCGAGACCGCGCTGCCGGACGACGTCCCGGCGATCGGGCGGATCCGGGAGCTGACCGCGACGGTGACCGGGGCCGTCGCCGAGGGGGACGCGGGCGCCGCGGAGCGCGCCGCGGCCGCCGAGCAGCTGTGGCGGCTGCGGGCCGAGCACGCGGACGCCTCGCCGCTGGACGAGGAGCGGCTCGCCGCGATCCGCACGGCGATGAGCGCGCAGCTGGCCGAGATCCACGAGGCCGAGACGGGCGCGGTCGCGTCGCTGCGCGCGGTGCTCGGCCGCTGA
- a CDS encoding type II toxin-antitoxin system RelE/ParE family toxin translates to MSLYRLTPAAQRDLSSIWDFTEERWDVRQAETYVAEIRAAIERVADDPGRGRACEEIREGYRRYGIGSHMLFYVENADGVDVIRILHQRMDPTRHL, encoded by the coding sequence GTGAGCCTGTACCGCCTCACACCTGCCGCGCAGCGTGACCTCTCGTCGATCTGGGACTTCACCGAGGAGCGCTGGGACGTCCGTCAGGCCGAGACCTACGTGGCCGAGATCAGGGCCGCGATCGAGCGCGTCGCCGACGACCCGGGCCGCGGGCGCGCTTGCGAGGAGATCCGCGAGGGCTACCGCCGGTACGGGATCGGCAGCCACATGCTCTTCTACGTCGAGAACGCCGACGGCGTGGACGTGATTCGGATCCTGCACCAGCGCATGGACCCGACGCGGCACCTGTGA
- a CDS encoding ABC transporter permease gives MRTLDIGENTALRAAIAVPERPERSTPVGATLTFARRALLKIKHVPEQLMDITFTPVIFTLMFTYLFGGAIAGDARTYLQFLLPGILVQTVLIVTVYTGFTLNTDITKGVFDRFRSLPIWRPAPIVGALIGDTVRYTIASAITIGLGLVLGFRPAGGVVGVVLAVLLLLVFAFALSWVFTILGLLMRTPNAVMGVSMLVLMPLTFASNIFVAPETMPSVLRAWVDINPVSYLVTAVRGLMGGTATFADVAWVLVAAAAMTAVFAPITMRIYRNRS, from the coding sequence ATGAGGACCCTGGACATCGGTGAGAACACGGCGCTGCGGGCGGCCATCGCCGTCCCGGAGCGGCCCGAGCGCTCCACGCCGGTCGGTGCGACGCTGACCTTCGCCCGCCGGGCGCTGCTGAAGATCAAGCACGTGCCCGAGCAGCTGATGGACATCACGTTCACCCCGGTGATCTTCACCCTGATGTTCACCTACCTGTTCGGCGGGGCGATCGCCGGGGACGCGCGCACGTACCTGCAGTTCCTGCTGCCGGGGATCCTCGTGCAGACGGTCCTGATCGTCACCGTGTACACGGGGTTCACCCTGAACACGGACATCACCAAGGGCGTCTTCGACAGATTCCGGTCGCTGCCGATCTGGCGGCCGGCGCCAATCGTCGGGGCGCTCATCGGGGACACGGTGCGCTACACCATCGCCTCGGCCATCACGATCGGGCTGGGCCTGGTGCTCGGGTTCCGGCCGGCGGGCGGGGTGGTCGGCGTCGTGCTGGCCGTGCTCCTGCTGCTCGTCTTCGCGTTCGCCCTGAGCTGGGTGTTCACCATCCTCGGGCTGCTCATGCGCACGCCGAACGCGGTCATGGGCGTCTCGATGCTCGTGCTCATGCCGCTGACCTTCGCGTCGAACATCTTCGTCGCGCCGGAGACGATGCCCTCGGTGCTCCGGGCGTGGGTGGACATCAACCCGGTGTCCTACCTGGTCACGGCGGTCCGGGGGCTGATGGGTGGGACGGCCACGTTCGCCGACGTCGCCTGGGTGCTGGTCGCGGCCGCGGCCATGACGGCGGTGTTCGCGCCGATCACGATGCGGATCTACCGCAACCGGTCCTGA
- a CDS encoding CopG family transcriptional regulator, with the protein MPNEIGSPGADRKVQFNVYLPSRLVVAVKHRAIDENSSLSALVQRALEQYLEDEE; encoded by the coding sequence ATGCCCAACGAGATCGGCTCTCCTGGGGCGGACAGGAAGGTTCAGTTCAACGTCTACCTGCCCTCTCGCCTCGTCGTCGCCGTGAAGCACCGCGCGATCGACGAGAACAGCAGTTTGTCCGCGCTGGTGCAGCGTGCCCTCGAGCAGTACCTGGAAGACGAGGAGTAG
- a CDS encoding type II toxin-antitoxin system ParD family antitoxin: MAQNTSISLDDHFSDFLARQVSSGRYRSASEVVRAALRLLEDQEAQLTALRAALVAGEESGAPEPFDFDAFVAAKKS, from the coding sequence ATGGCCCAGAACACCTCCATCAGCCTGGACGACCACTTCTCGGACTTCCTCGCCCGCCAGGTCTCGTCCGGGCGCTACCGGTCGGCCAGCGAGGTCGTCCGCGCCGCTCTCCGGCTGCTGGAGGATCAGGAGGCGCAACTGACCGCGCTCCGCGCCGCCCTCGTCGCCGGCGAGGAGAGCGGTGCACCGGAGCCCTTCGACTTCGACGCCTTCGTCGCGGCGAAGAAGTCGTGA
- a CDS encoding DUF177 domain-containing protein, translating to MPARSPYVLTTRDLGRGAGGMRTIERTVPAPADLGTEVIGVPVGADVDLDLRLEAVMDGVLVTGEVHAPLVGECVRCLGAVRAETTVGLSELFFYPSTKASLVADGDEEAAELPEVDGEQVDVEPAVRDAVVLALPFQPLCRPDCPGLCQDCGVPLADAEPGHHHEHLDPRWAALGALLPDGGEAADREDGDEAR from the coding sequence ATGCCCGCACGATCCCCGTACGTCCTCACCACCCGCGACCTCGGTCGCGGGGCGGGCGGCATGCGCACGATCGAGCGCACCGTGCCGGCCCCGGCGGACCTGGGGACCGAGGTCATCGGCGTGCCGGTCGGCGCCGACGTCGACCTCGACCTGCGGCTCGAGGCAGTCATGGACGGCGTCCTGGTCACCGGCGAGGTCCACGCCCCGCTGGTCGGGGAGTGCGTGCGCTGCCTGGGCGCGGTCCGCGCGGAGACCACCGTCGGGCTCTCCGAGCTCTTCTTCTACCCGAGCACCAAGGCGTCCCTGGTGGCGGACGGCGACGAGGAGGCCGCCGAGCTGCCCGAGGTGGACGGCGAGCAGGTGGACGTCGAGCCCGCCGTGCGCGACGCCGTCGTCCTGGCCCTGCCGTTCCAGCCGCTGTGCCGGCCGGACTGCCCGGGCCTGTGCCAGGACTGCGGGGTCCCGCTCGCCGACGCCGAGCCCGGCCATCACCACGAGCACCTCGACCCCCGCTGGGCGGCGCTGGGTGCCCTCCTCCCCGACGGCGGGGAGGCCGCGGACCGCGAGGACGGTGACGAGGCCCGATGA
- a CDS encoding RsmD family RNA methyltransferase: MTRIVAGSAGGRTLQVPRSGTRPTSERVREALFSRLEHLGVVDGARVLDLYAGSGALGLEAASRGATRVTLVEAAKPAAAACRRNAAQLGLAVEVVAAKVETYLAAGSDGEPADLVLLDPPYDVPGPQLARVLTLLAGAPQAPGPAGASDVCRPGSAAPQAPGVDAASDVRRPGSAARAPGDAAGVDPTADRRPWLRPTALVVVERSRRSPEPPWPPGLRRVDQRSYGDTQVWFAEPAG, from the coding sequence GTGACCAGGATCGTGGCCGGCAGCGCGGGCGGGCGCACGCTGCAGGTGCCGCGCTCGGGCACCCGGCCGACGTCCGAGCGGGTGCGGGAGGCGTTGTTCTCCCGGCTGGAGCACCTCGGCGTGGTCGACGGCGCCCGGGTGCTGGACTTGTACGCCGGTTCCGGCGCGCTCGGCCTGGAGGCGGCCTCCCGCGGCGCGACCCGGGTCACCCTCGTCGAGGCGGCGAAGCCGGCGGCAGCAGCGTGCCGGCGCAACGCGGCACAGCTGGGGCTGGCGGTCGAGGTGGTCGCGGCCAAGGTGGAGACGTACCTCGCGGCCGGGTCCGACGGCGAGCCGGCCGACCTGGTGCTGCTCGACCCCCCGTACGACGTCCCCGGCCCGCAGCTCGCCCGGGTGCTGACCCTGCTCGCCGGCGCGCCACAGGCACCCGGCCCCGCGGGCGCGAGCGACGTGTGCCGCCCGGGCTCGGCCGCGCCGCAGGCCCCCGGAGTGGACGCCGCGAGCGACGTGCGCCGCCCGGGTTCCGCTGCGCGGGCGCCCGGCGACGCCGCCGGCGTAGACCCCACCGCTGACCGGCGCCCCTGGCTGCGGCCGACCGCGCTCGTCGTGGTCGAGCGCTCCCGGCGGAGCCCCGAGCCGCCCTGGCCGCCGGGCCTGCGGCGCGTGGACCAGCGCTCCTACGGAGACACCCAGGTATGGTTCGCGGAGCCCGCCGGATGA
- the coaD gene encoding pantetheine-phosphate adenylyltransferase, whose translation MSLAVCPGSYDPVTLGHVDVVRRARALFDEVVVAVAHNPAKRYLFDADTRVRLAEEATGDLDGVRVALVPGLLARFCTEVGATAVVKGLRGAADFDAELAMALMNRHLSGVETVFVLGDPALAHVASSLVKDVARHGGDVTGLVPTAVAAALRQALPAAHRAGPPDQALPADPEGER comes from the coding sequence ATGAGCCTGGCCGTCTGCCCCGGGTCCTACGACCCGGTCACGCTCGGGCACGTCGACGTCGTCCGGCGCGCCCGCGCCCTCTTCGACGAGGTCGTCGTCGCCGTCGCGCACAACCCCGCCAAGCGCTACCTGTTCGACGCCGACACCCGCGTCCGGCTGGCCGAGGAGGCCACCGGTGACCTCGACGGCGTCCGGGTGGCCCTCGTCCCCGGCCTGCTCGCGCGCTTCTGCACCGAGGTTGGCGCCACCGCCGTCGTCAAGGGCCTGCGCGGAGCCGCGGACTTCGACGCCGAGCTGGCCATGGCCCTGATGAACCGGCACCTGAGCGGGGTGGAGACGGTGTTCGTCCTCGGCGACCCGGCCCTGGCGCACGTGGCCTCCTCGCTCGTGAAGGACGTGGCGCGGCACGGGGGCGACGTGACCGGGCTCGTGCCCACCGCCGTCGCCGCCGCCCTGCGCCAGGCGCTGCCCGCCGCGCACCGTGCCGGGCCACCCGACCAGGCGTTGCCTGCCGATCCCGAAGGAGAGCGATGA